Proteins found in one Limnohabitans sp. TEGF004 genomic segment:
- a CDS encoding YeeE/YedE family protein, with amino-acid sequence MNLTDLIETFGDHSVLAMGGALIGLMFGFFAQRSKFCARAAVIECCEGALGSRLAVWLLGFAVAILAVQTIVVVGFLKPESSRHLGAPGSISGAVVGGLMFGMGMIMTRGCASRLLILSANGNLRALLSGLVFAVTVQASISGLLAPARQWITSLWMVEGGTDRNLLNLTTSWMGLVVGVAMGATALWRLRVNDDKNSQTWNWAGALVGLAIALGWGFTQLVASVSFEPIAVQSLSFSSPSAEWLMRSLSTATAPSFGFDAGLLPGVFIGSLVASVMFGEFKFEGFQTENKLGHYLTGAVLMGFGAVMAGGCTVGSGMSGGAIFSNTAWLTLVSIILGAGLTYKALKSINSPI; translated from the coding sequence GTGAATCTGACCGACTTGATTGAAACCTTCGGAGACCACTCGGTCTTGGCCATGGGTGGCGCGCTCATTGGTTTGATGTTTGGTTTTTTTGCTCAACGCTCCAAGTTTTGCGCACGGGCGGCTGTCATTGAATGTTGCGAAGGCGCTTTGGGCTCGCGTTTGGCCGTTTGGTTATTGGGCTTTGCCGTGGCCATTTTGGCGGTGCAAACCATCGTGGTGGTGGGATTTTTGAAACCGGAAAGCTCTCGCCATTTGGGCGCACCAGGGAGCATCTCAGGCGCAGTGGTGGGTGGCCTGATGTTTGGCATGGGCATGATCATGACGCGCGGCTGTGCCAGCCGTTTGCTGATTTTGTCGGCCAACGGTAATTTGCGCGCCCTGCTCTCGGGCTTGGTGTTTGCTGTGACGGTACAAGCCTCGATCTCGGGCTTATTGGCACCAGCGCGTCAGTGGATCACGTCGTTGTGGATGGTGGAAGGCGGTACTGATCGCAACCTGCTGAACCTGACCACATCATGGATGGGCTTGGTTGTCGGTGTTGCGATGGGAGCCACAGCACTTTGGCGCTTGCGCGTCAACGACGACAAGAACAGCCAGACATGGAACTGGGCCGGTGCGTTGGTGGGCTTGGCCATTGCTTTGGGCTGGGGCTTCACACAGCTGGTGGCCAGCGTGTCGTTTGAACCCATTGCGGTGCAAAGCCTGAGCTTTAGCTCACCCTCTGCGGAATGGCTGATGCGCAGCTTGTCTACCGCGACTGCGCCGAGCTTTGGCTTCGATGCAGGTTTGTTGCCAGGTGTGTTTATTGGTTCGTTGGTGGCCAGCGTGATGTTTGGTGAATTCAAGTTTGAAGGCTTTCAAACTGAAAACAAACTGGGCCACTATTTGACAGGCGCCGTGTTGATGGGCTTTGGCGCTGTGATGGCGGGCGGTTGCACCGTGGGCTCAGGCATGAGCGGGGGTGCCATCTTCTCGAACACCGCGTGGCTCACACTGGTGTCCATCATCTTGGGGGCTGGATTGACTTACAAAGCGCTCAAGTCAATCAACAGCCCCATTTAA
- a CDS encoding DUF2892 domain-containing protein yields MTVERYIRIVAGLFIMVSLALGIEESPVFVSRWALAFTAFVGLNLFQFGFTNFCPMAIILRKLGAKDGEACCPAQ; encoded by the coding sequence ATGACTGTCGAACGTTACATCCGCATCGTTGCGGGCTTGTTCATCATGGTGTCGCTGGCTTTGGGGATTGAGGAAAGCCCCGTGTTTGTGAGCCGTTGGGCCCTGGCCTTCACAGCCTTTGTGGGGCTGAATTTGTTTCAGTTTGGTTTCACCAATTTCTGCCCCATGGCCATCATCTTGCGCAAGCTCGGTGCCAAAGATGGCGAGGCTTGCTGCCCCGCGCAGTAA